CGCTTATTCTCCAAAAGCGAACAACTGTACGGCCTCGACCTGGCTCGCGACGCTATCACCAAACAACGTTCAATTGTGATCACCGAAGGCTACACCGATGTCGTGATCGTACAACAACACGGCTTTGAGAACGTTGTGGCCGTGCTGGGAACCGCGTTGGGGCCGCGACACATTCAGCTAATCAAACGCTACGCGGACAGCATCACGTTGCTGTTGGACGGCGATACGGCCGGGCAACGACGCACCAATGAGATTCTCGACTTGTTCGTCACCAGCCAAGTCGACCTCAGAATTGCCACTCTTCCGGCCGGACTTGATCCGTGCGATTTTGTGATCGATCAAGGCGCAGCAGCATTGCAAGCACTGCTAGACTCCTCTCAAGATGCCTGGGACCACAAGATCACGCTCGAAACAGCGGGGCTGGATCCGATTCGCGACACCCATCGAGCCAACCGGGCCTTGGAATCCTTACTCGCCGTGATGGCAAAAGCTCCAGGTACTCAAGCGGATACCGCACAACGCCTACGAGAACAGCAGCTGTTAAACCGACTCTCGCGACAATTTCAAATCGAAGAAAGTCAGCTGCGTGATCGCTTACACGATGCTCGCCAGCAACAGCGTCCGCGTTTAAATTCACCTGACAAACCGATGGAAACACCGATTGCGCGCTCTTACCAACTCCAACCGGTTGAACAAGAGTTATTGGAATTGCTATTACGGCATCCGGAAGCAGTGCCATCAGTGCTAGAAGCAATTCGCGCCGACCAGTTGACTTCAGACATTGCCAAACTCATTTTTACAAGGTTTGAACAGCTTCAAACGGCCAATGTAACTCCAACCTTTGAGCGGTTGCTATTGTCGTTTGACGAGCCAGAGGTAAAAACATTGTTAGTGACTTTGGACGAAGCTGCTGCAAGCAAGAATATATCCGAACCAGCAGACGTAGTGAGTGACCTGATCAAAGTGTTCGAACGGCGTCAACTAGAAGACACATTACGACAAGGGCAAGCTGCTCTTGAATCGTCTAATTTGGATCAAGATCAAGCGATGGATTTGCTCAAGGACATGCTTCGCAAGAGGCAAGAGTTGATCGACAGCTAGTTCCAATTCGGAGCAAAGGAAAACAACATTTAGACAAGCCTCGTCGTTTTTCCCTGCGTGGAGTGAACCTTGGCTTCTCGAAAAAACCCAGTGGTTTGGTGATTCAGCGCTCACGGATGAGTTGCACACCCAAACCAATCGAACGCTCGTCCAGCAGCCCGCAAGCTGGGGGGCGGAAACCGCGTTCGAATCGTCGATGTCCTTAGAGCGCAAGAAGGCGCAGGAGGATGTGGCACGTGACGTATCTCGATACCGAACTGCATGAAATTATCACGAAGGGGAAAGACCGAGGGTTCCTAACCTACGATGAGGTAAACAAGTATCTTCCCGACGAAGATGTCAATCCTGAAAAGCTTGACAATCTTCTCTTTGCACTCGACGAAAAAGGAATCAAACTCGTCGAGAAAGCACCTGAGCCCAAGTTCGACAAAGTAAGGCCAGGACCCTCCGCGGAACAGGTGCAGGCCGCCAAGGATAAAAAAGAGGCCGAGGCCACTGCTCCGGCCGAAGATTTCCGCAAGATGGATAGCGATCCGATTCGGATGTATTTGAGTCAGATGGCTCACATACCGCTGCTTTCCCGCGAAGAAGAAATCTCGCTGGCAAAAAAGATCGAAGTTTCACGAAAACGATTTCGACGTACGGTACTCAGCAGTGACTTTGCGCTGAAGCAAACGGTCGAGACGTTGTCCCGCGTCCACAAGGGAGAACTCCCCTTCGACCGGACAATCAAAGTCTCACTGACCGAGCAGCTCACGAAAGAACAGATCACCGCTCGGATGCCACATAATTTGGCGACCCTGAATCACTTGATGCAGCAAAACGAGGCTGACTTCAAGCGAATCATCGCTCGCTCCACTCCCCCGCAAGAACGATCGTTGATTCGCTTACGATTCATCCGGCGAAGACGCAAATGCCTCCAACTGGCTGAAGAACTGAGTCTGCGTACACGACGGGTCCAGCCGCTCATGCGTCAACTGGAAGAATACTCCCAGCGAATGTTCCAAATCAAAAATCGGCTGGAAGTACTCCCTGTCGATTCCAGCACCAAGGACGAGCGGGCAAATTTACGCCGAGAGCTACGGGACTTAATGGTGTTAACCCAGGAGAGCCCCCGCAGCTTGGGAGAAAAATGCGATCGGTTCCGCTCGGAGTTTGAGCTGTATGAACAAGTCAAACGAGAACTTTCCAATGGAAATCTTCGACTCGTCGTCTCCATCGCCAAAAAATATCGCAACCGCGGCCTCAGCTTCCTCGACCTGATTCAGGAAGGAAATACGGGGCTGATGCGAGCCGTTGATAAATACGAGTACCGGCGTGGATTTAAGTTTTCCACCTATGCAACCTGGTGGATTCGACAGGCAATTACTCGAGCGATCGCCGATCAAGCTCGCACGATTCGAATTCCTGTCCATATGATCGACGTTCTCTCAAAACTTCGAAATATTCAGAAGCAATTATTACAGGAAAAGCGGCGGGAACCGACGACCTCCGAGATCGCAGATCGAGCCGGTTTGACGGTGGATGAAGCGAGAAGAGTGCTCGACATCGGCCGACATCCCGTCAGCCTCGATCGCCCCGTAGGCGACAGCGAAGATGCGTCATTCGGCGAATTCATTGAGGATCATACCTCTGACAGCCCTGTCCGAAACGCTTCCAACGGCATTCTTAGACAGAAAATCGAGGGACTTCTGAAAACACTGACTTACCGTGAGCGGGAAATCATCCGCCTCCGTTACGGGCTCGGAGACGGCTACACTTACACGCTGGAGGAGGTCGGACGAATTTTCAAAGTGACTCGTGAGCGAGTTCGACAAATCGAAGCCAAGGCGGTCCGCAAGCTCCAACACCCGGTTCGCAGCCAACAACTCGAGGGCTTCATGAAGGCAATCGCCGATTAAGAACTCAGCAATTTCCACAAGCCGTCGGTTGAGGGACTGGCGGCTTCTTTTTTGCGCTGCGTATAATGGAGAGGTGAGCAAGAGCCATTTCCGCGACGGTGGCAAAGGCTTTCGGTAAATCGCCTCAAAAAATCGACGCGTCAGGCCGGTAGATCTGTCCGCAGGCAAGACGTTCGGTGATTCTGGTGGGGCCATCGCCGGCAAAGCCCAATTGTCACTCAGTCCCTTATCGCGATAAAATATCACTTCCCTAGATGGGTCACACGAGAGAAGGAATTCTTGAGCCATGTCCGTATCGGCAACTGCGCTCCGAGAACTGCATCGGATTCTTCGACAACTTTCGGACCTTCGCTCCCGACTCGAAGGCGGACCGAGACAGATCCGGATTGGCGAAACAAATGTAGAGCAACTAGAAGCTAGGGTTACTGCAGCAAAAGAGCAGGCTACAAAAACCAGGATGTCTGCTGACTCAAAGGAGCTACAGCTCAAGGAACGTGAGGGTCGTATCTCAGACATCAGAACGAAGCTCAATAGCTGCAGCAGCAATCGTGAATATCAAGCGTTTATTGAACAAATTGCCGCTGACGAACAGGCTAACAGCGTTCTCTCGGACGAAATCCTGGAACTGTTCGACAAAGTTACCGAACATCAGAAAAAAGTCACCGAAGCGGTCGGGGCTCTGGAAAACGGGCAAAATGAACTGAATGCCATTCGCGCCCGGGTCGATACCGAACGGGAAAGTCTCGAGAACGATCTCGCACGCCTCTCCAAAGAGCTCGGAACAGCAGAAGACCAGCTGCCAGGCGACCTAAAGCTCGACTACCAACGGATTATCAAAAAACGAGGCGACGAAGGGCTCGCACCCCTCGATGGCGAATGCTGTGGTGGTTGTTTCACCACCATCACCACCCAAACACTCAATGAATTGATGCTCTCCCAAGCTGTTTTTTGTAAACATTGTGGCTGCCTCATGTATTTACCCGAGGATCACGCTTCGAGTGCCTAAGCCAAAATCAACGATGATCTTTACATCTGCTCGAGCCTGGCACAAAATGAAAAACATCGTCGATTAGTTCTGTGATTGGCGAGGAAAAAGATTCCGAAGACGGTCTTCGCTTTGAAGACCGTCCTTTTTTTCGCAACTGAGGAAACTTGCGATGTCAGACATCATCCCCATGACCCGTACGGGTTACAACAAAATTAAAGCCGAAGCCGAACGTCTCGAAAATGACGAGATGCCGAAAATCCTCAAGCGGCTGGCTGAGGCAAGAGCGGAAGGTGATCTCAAGGAGAACGCTGAGTATCACGGCGCACGCGAATCCCAAGGGATGATGCAAGCCAAGATCAATCAGCTCCGTGGCAAGCTCTCCTGCGCCAGCATAATCGACCCTTCCAAAATGCCGAAAGATGAAGTGGCGTTTGGGGCGACCGTCGTCGTCAAGGATCTCGACTACGACGATGAAGAAGAATACACCCTCGTTGGTGCCGGCGAAGAAGATTACGATTCCGGAAAGATTCTTTGCACCAGTCCGGTGGGCCAAGGATTAATCGGTAAAAAGGTTGGTGAGAAAGCGGAAATCGAAGTCCCCCGCGGAACACTCAAATTTGAAATTCTCTCGATTCGTTACGATTTGTAACTCCCAACCTGTCACATTTTCCGGCTGCATCATTCTTCCGATCAGGAGCCACCGAAAATCCCATGGCTCCAGGTGCTAGTTTTTTTTTACTTTTCACATTCCACATCCCCTCGCCAACATTCTGACGGACCTCACATTTCAGATCTTGAGCATTGCCATCGGCAAAGCTCGGTCCGACGTACGCTGTTTCCTTGCCATTTCTCCCATTTGAGATGAAGATCGAGTGAGGGCACTCGTTTTCATCTTTTCTTCAAGGAACAGTTCCGCTGTTTTCACAGTCGTTCTGACCAGGGCCGCTTTCAAATCAAATTTACCTCGAAGCGACAAAGCTTCCGTCGTGATAAGGCGAACGTAATGCAGTTAGGCTCCAAATATCGGCGAGGTCGTCGAAACCGATTTAGCTTGGAATCCCTGGAAGCGAGGCAGCTTTTGGCAGGGGACCTGATGATCTCGGAGTTCATGGCCGACAACAATACAACCCTCGTCGACGAAGATGGTGACTCTTCCGACTGGATCGAAGTCTATAACAGTGGCACGGAGGACATCGCGCTGGAAGGCTGGCATCTCACCGATAACCAAACGGAATTGGACAAATGGAGTTTTCCCAACCAGACGTTGGCCGCTGGGAACTTCCTGCTGGTCCATGCGTCCGGAAAAGATCGCTCGCCCCCCGGCGGGGAACTCCATACGAATTTCAAGCTTAGTCGCAATGGCGAATTTCTGGCTTTGACCCATGACGACTCGAACGCGTCGCAAGGCTTCGAAATCGCATCTCAATTCACCACCGCCTTTCCCAGTTTGGCAGCTGACATTTCCTACGGAATCGGTCAAAGCGTAACCGTCAATTCGCTGGTCGAAAGTGGCAACACCACCCGTTTGTTTTACCCAACAGACGGAAGCCTTGGAAACAGTTGGACAACCATTGGTTTTTCTGACGGAAGCTGGACGAGCGGAACAAACGCTGTTGGCTACGAACAATCGGTTCCCGGCTTTACCGTCCATGACGCGCATTCCACGGGACAAATCACCAATATCGCCGGCGCTGAAATGGTTCTCGCCGGATCAGGTGTGCAAAGCGAAACCACGACCATTGCCCCGGTTGTCAATTTCCAAGATCCAGGTGGTGGCGGCGGACTCGGTAATTATGGCGATCCTGATCTATTCCCCAATGATCAAGGCGGAGATGACAATGACTTTGCCCTGCGAGCGACCGGTACCGTCTTTATTCCGTCTTCCGGGACTTGGACATTTGGCACCAATAGCGATGATGGTGTTCGCGTCTGGATTGACGATAACCTTGTCATCGATGATGACTCACTTCATGCTCCGGAAAATCGTTTCGGCCAAACAAATCTGAGTGCCGGGGCCCATACAATCGAGCTCGTATTTTTCGAACGAGGCGGCGGCGCGGAAGTCGAATTATTTGCTGCCCAAGGGTCTTATTCCACCTTTAATTCCAACGCGTTCGATCTGATTGGCGATGTGGCAAACGGCGGCCTCGTTGTTGAAACTATTCCGGGTTCGGATACGGTTTCAACAGGCTTTTCGGGGGTGATCGAGACAGACGTGCTGGCGAGCATGTATGACACAGCCAGCGGTGCCTACGTTCGAATCCCATTTCTCCCTCAAAACGTTGAGAACCTTGATTCATTATCGCTTCGCATGCGTTACGACGATGGGTTTGTTGCCTATCTGAACGGTGTTGAGGTTGCTCGGCGAAACGCGCCTGCCAACGTAAGTTACAACTCGACGGCAACATCGGATCGTAGTGACAATGACGCGTTGTTGATCGAGGACATTGATATCTCTGCGCAGTTGAGTCTACTAACAGCGAACACCATCAATATCCTGGCGATTCACGCACTCAACGATTCCATCGATAGTGACGAATTCCTTTCGATTAGCGAATTAGCCGAAGTGAGTGTCAATGAGTCGGCGGAGGTCTACTTCACTGAACCCACACCAGGCAGTTTCAATTCAGCAACTGGTGTCGCTGGTTTCTTAATTGACGAAATCGAATTGAGTCATTCCCATGGTTTTTATGACGTCCCGTTTCAATTGACGATTGCCGCGGCAACGGCAGGTACCACCATCCGCTATACGGTGGACGGTACAGAACCAACCGAAAGTAACGGTACCGTTTACACGGCTCCCATCACCATCAGTGGAACGACAACTTTACGCAGTCGCGCGTTCAAGAACGGGCTCGACCCCTCGAATGTCGAAACGGCAACCTATCTGTTCGTTGAAGATATTTTATTGCAGTCACAGAGTGGCAATCCGCCGGCCGGCTTCCCCAGTTCCACAAACATCAACGGCCAAACACTCGACTACGGAATGGATCCCACAATTGTGAACAGTGGAACCTGGGGGCCTCAACTAGAATCGGCCTTGAAACAGGTTCCATCGATGTCGATTGTGATGGACATTGACGATTTGCTTGGTAGCTCGAAGGGAATCTACACACACGCCGGCAACCATGGCAAAGCGTGGGAGCGAGAGATTTCGCTGGAGCTGATCAATCCGGATGAATCACAGAATTTTCAGATTAACGCGGGACTCCGAATCCGCGGTGGTTTCAGCCGCAGTGGAGGCAATCCCAAACACGCTTTTCGTTTGTTCTTTCGCGACGAGTACGGCGAGAACAGGCTAAATTTCCCGCTGTTTGGCGAAGAAGGTGTCGACGACTTCAAGAAATTCGATTTACGCACGACGCAAAACTATTCTTGGGCCTTCCAAGGCAGCGGCAGCAATGCGTTCGTCCGCGATGTATTTTCCCGTGACCTGCAGGGTGAAATGGGACACGCCTACACGCGTAGTCGCTTTTATCACTTGTATATCAACGGCCAGTATTGGGGCCTGTATCAAACCGAAGAGCGACCGGAGGCAAATTTTGCCGAGTCTTATCTGGGCGGTGACGCAGATGATTACGATGTCGTCAAATCAACCGGCTCCAGCGGTGGCTATCAGAACGAAGCAACCGATGGTAACACACAAGCCTATCAACGTCTGGCCAACTACTTCTACCAAGCGGGCGGCTTGAGTGACGCAAAGATGAGCGACTACTGGAAAGCTCAAGGATTGAATTCCGACGGAACTATCAATCCGGCCTACGAACGATTGCTCGATGTCGAAAATCTCATCGATTACATGATCCTGACCTATTACACCAGCGATGCAGATGGCCCTGGATCAAAATTCACACGCCCGCGAATCAACAACTATTTCACCGTTTTCAATCGCGAATCACCCGACGGATTTAAGTTCTTTGAACATGATTCAGAACACTCGCTAGACCGAGGTAATGCAGCCGGCGCAAACTATAACATGGTCACGCCGCT
This DNA window, taken from Pirellulaceae bacterium, encodes the following:
- the greA gene encoding transcription elongation factor GreA; this translates as MSDIIPMTRTGYNKIKAEAERLENDEMPKILKRLAEARAEGDLKENAEYHGARESQGMMQAKINQLRGKLSCASIIDPSKMPKDEVAFGATVVVKDLDYDDEEEYTLVGAGEEDYDSGKILCTSPVGQGLIGKKVGEKAEIEVPRGTLKFEILSIRYDL
- a CDS encoding sigma-70 family RNA polymerase sigma factor, whose product is MTYLDTELHEIITKGKDRGFLTYDEVNKYLPDEDVNPEKLDNLLFALDEKGIKLVEKAPEPKFDKVRPGPSAEQVQAAKDKKEAEATAPAEDFRKMDSDPIRMYLSQMAHIPLLSREEEISLAKKIEVSRKRFRRTVLSSDFALKQTVETLSRVHKGELPFDRTIKVSLTEQLTKEQITARMPHNLATLNHLMQQNEADFKRIIARSTPPQERSLIRLRFIRRRRKCLQLAEELSLRTRRVQPLMRQLEEYSQRMFQIKNRLEVLPVDSSTKDERANLRRELRDLMVLTQESPRSLGEKCDRFRSEFELYEQVKRELSNGNLRLVVSIAKKYRNRGLSFLDLIQEGNTGLMRAVDKYEYRRGFKFSTYATWWIRQAITRAIADQARTIRIPVHMIDVLSKLRNIQKQLLQEKRREPTTSEIADRAGLTVDEARRVLDIGRHPVSLDRPVGDSEDASFGEFIEDHTSDSPVRNASNGILRQKIEGLLKTLTYREREIIRLRYGLGDGYTYTLEEVGRIFKVTRERVRQIEAKAVRKLQHPVRSQQLEGFMKAIAD
- a CDS encoding phospholipase, coding for MSADSKELQLKEREGRISDIRTKLNSCSSNREYQAFIEQIAADEQANSVLSDEILELFDKVTEHQKKVTEAVGALENGQNELNAIRARVDTERESLENDLARLSKELGTAEDQLPGDLKLDYQRIIKKRGDEGLAPLDGECCGGCFTTITTQTLNELMLSQAVFCKHCGCLMYLPEDHASSA
- the dnaG gene encoding DNA primase, translating into MDEFSRRDQQGAFSPFMPQELPVSFAGSEDLKERVRQSVDICELVGEQIELIRQGQGFVGLCPWHNDSRPSLQVNPERQTWKCWVCDVGGDAFSFVMQREGVGFREALAMLAERAGISLQASNHPQPAPGSPDDKQTLYQAMAWASEQFHRYLLESKEAATAREYLQQRHITSESIAQFQIGFSPPDWRWLLTRAEVTPFSPQVLEAVGLILKSQRTNNWYDRFRGRVLFPIRDTQRRAIAIGGRILPELTDDKTAKYINSPETRLFSKSEQLYGLDLARDAITKQRSIVITEGYTDVVIVQQHGFENVVAVLGTALGPRHIQLIKRYADSITLLLDGDTAGQRRTNEILDLFVTSQVDLRIATLPAGLDPCDFVIDQGAAALQALLDSSQDAWDHKITLETAGLDPIRDTHRANRALESLLAVMAKAPGTQADTAQRLREQQLLNRLSRQFQIEESQLRDRLHDARQQQRPRLNSPDKPMETPIARSYQLQPVEQELLELLLRHPEAVPSVLEAIRADQLTSDIAKLIFTRFEQLQTANVTPTFERLLLSFDEPEVKTLLVTLDEAAASKNISEPADVVSDLIKVFERRQLEDTLRQGQAALESSNLDQDQAMDLLKDMLRKRQELIDS